In Brienomyrus brachyistius isolate T26 unplaced genomic scaffold, BBRACH_0.4 scaffold32, whole genome shotgun sequence, the sequence GAACAGGATGAGCAGTACTCTAAAATAGAAAAGAATTGGAGGTAAAATAAAAACCGATATACTTTATTttgtgtatactgtatatataagaTTACTGATTTACATTTGCAGTTACATTCACATCATTTGACAGAGCAAATCTTCACCTGCATTTCAGTGCCTATGCTGCATCAAAAGGCTACCTGGGGCCATGGAAAAGGATGAAGCGGGAACATACCCTTCAGACTGATGGTATTTCATGTGGCATTTTCACAGCTGtggtaattttaattttttttgttgttattgttattaattaGAAATAGATCTTTGGCGAACTTTATGAATTTTAGATATAATAGTCTTTTACGGTTTTACTATGAATGCATATTTGGTTAAGGAACACATTCTAAGAACAGTTTAAGTGAGGCTAAACTAGAGTAATTTTGCTACTGTGATATTAAATGTATCATTCTGTTTGGGTTCCCATTAGTTTGCTGAGATCTTTCTAGAAGGCAAGGAGGAGTATCTTGCTTGCCCATCTGTAGAGCAAGAGAGGGAACGACTAGGGTTACTTCTTTTCAATTCACTTGGTaagtatatttatatttagaGTTTTTTATTGATTGTCTCTTGTATAAAGAGTAATAATGGAGCAAATATGTTTCCTGTATTTTTTAGATAAGTCGGGTATTTGTGGTATCTGTCACCAGAGTGTGTCTGTGAAGAACAAGGCAAGTGACACAGATATTTTAATTTTTGATAAAATTTAATGTTACATGGTTTTAAATCTAAAAATAAAGAACCTAAACAGatgataatttaaataaaatcctTTAAATTCCAGTTTACTTCGTGCCTTTTGGGCTAATTTGCCATGTACAACTTGCTAATTGGGTAGTaaaattgcattttaaaatacaataaaaaaaagctCCTCTGGAATTGGATAACCTTGACTTTCCATGTCTTGTGCATATGATCGATCTAGGGAAGATGCTCTTCTTGTTTTGCAAATATTCATACAAAATGTCTACCTGGGAGTCAAGAGGACAGCAGGAGTCTTTGCAAAGGTAGTGAATTTTGGGACTGAAAGTGTATTTATTAAATGTGCTTTGAAAACTGAGCTTGTATGACAAAATCAGAAGACAAGTCAGGAGAAAGTCACCAAAACAGAGGAGTTGAGACAGAAGACAGGTCAGGGAAAGTCACCAAAACAGAGGAGTTGAGACAGAAGACAGGTCAGGAGAAAGCAACCAATACAGAGAAGTCGAGGCAGAAGACAGCTCAGGAGAAAGTCACCAAAACAGAGGAGTTAAGACGGAAGACAGGTCAGGAGAAAGTCACCAAAATAAAGATAATGCAGGACAAAGCCAAGAAGATCAAAGAGGTaaaagtgtaagtgtgtgtgtgtgtgtgtgtgtgtgtgtgtgtgtgtgtgtgtgtgtgtgtgtatattgtgtgtgtgtgtataggtgCTTTAACTTTATTGGTACTTTAACCTTTTTTGGTCCTCCACCCTTACAGGGGGATTTCTGGTGGAAAGTGCTCTAAAAGTTTCAGACTTTCACCAAGCAAAGAGGTAAAGACTATGATCTCATAAAATGTTGTTGTTTTGTATAATAGCAAATTATGATATAGATCAGTTtcattatattaaaaaaaatcattgtacAAGAAAGATGGAGGGTGAGGCGCCTTTAAGACTTTCCGTCCACTAAAGCAGGTCACGCGATCTCTCGGCAAATCGGAGTGCGGAGCTTCAGAGCTGCGAACTAGACTAAACAACCCAGACGTGCTgaagatttattttatttagtttatttatttgtgaagTCTTCCTTAATTCCCCATGTGTCTAACTTGATATAAAATAAGTTTCCGATATCTAACTTGTTTCCGTTAGTTAGTTATAGAAAGAAAGCACATTTCGTTTCTCACTTGTCAGAGTCGTGAAGTAATTGTGTTGACGACCGTATTGCCGTGTTACAGTATATTAGGTTACAATCTCTGTAATTGTGTTAGGAGTAAGCTGCAGTAAAGTTTATTATTTGTTGGTAATTTGTGATTCTTAGTGCACAGGCTGTACTTTACAGGGGAAAGTCCCTTTAAGTATTTATATTGTTTGTTTCAGACCACACATATCCAACAGTATACAGGCCGGTGCCGAGTCATACCTTAAGTTTTACGGAAGTTAATAAATCCTCACCAAAGAGCAAGCATCTGTCGTGCCCTGTCCTAAGTGTTCTTATCGACACCCCATGGCGACAACAAACTCCACCTGAACTAGTGCAGAGCCTCACCTACAATCATACTATCATAACCATTCTTACATAACATCTACAGTgggggaaataattatttgttcGTTTTTTTGTAAGTCAGGAAACTTACAAATTCAGCAGCGGATCAGTCTCTAGTTTATGAGGTAGTTTCATTTTTATGGAGAGAGACAGAATATCAACCAAAAATCAAGAAAAAACATGTTACATAAAAGTTATAAATTGATTTTCATGCCATTGACTGAAAAGTTTTTGATCCTCTACAACCCAGCCAGACTTCTGGCTCCCACAGACTGGCTATGTGGCCATCTTGCACACAGATTACAATCTATCAGTTACAGATACTCCTGATTTTCAGTTTATATTCTGTCTCTCTCCATTATATTATAtccaaataattaattaaataaatagtgtttaacaaataattatttcccctACTGTATGTATTCAAAGAAGGGCTTTTtaagttatttttattaatgattCATTGTACATTGATATTTCAGATATCAGGTCACTTCAGAAGAACTACGGAGGAGATGCTCTCCACCAGAGAGCTACTCTGTGAACACTGTGGTGGCTTATCTGCGGAAGGccaaaggacaaaaaaaaaattgaagagAAGTTGACAGAGATGGAGGTGAAGCCATCAAAGCGCACAAAGTTGACTTCACAGTGCTACAAACTTTGTGAAGGTAATAATGGAATGGGAGAATAAAGGGTACCAAATCTTTGTCCTGTATCACAAAACTTTTACGAAACCCATAATATTGTTAcaattattttttacattttatatgaAGTTTCACATTATTACAAATTACTGTGTGTAGATGAATGCAGTGATCTGGCTGGGGATATAATGTACCTGGCAGcaaaattcatcccaaaggaaaaAGTGGGTCAAGCCTTGTTGGAGGATGGGAATGTCCATGCGGCCATGGCCAAAACAGAAGACTGCAGGTCATTAATTAATACACTTAAAGGTAACAGAATAATACAATTTAACTGGAAAGCTAAATAACTGATGGTCTTTTCAATTGTAGGAAGACACTGGAAGCTGTGAATACTTTAGAAAGTAACTGGGAAACATTTGACCTGGCTACACATGGTCTTGGGCCTGCAGTTATGAAAGGCACTTTTGCTTTAATTGATTCTTGTCTTAAAGAGAAATCAAGACTCCAAAAATgagtaattttttttcttgccatTTTATGTTCATTGtgttcagctgaattaaaaaagtaatatgtgcaatacaaataaaaaaagtatttcAAGGTTTATTTTGGCCTGCTTACATTTATTCATTGTTTAAAACATCACTATGCATACTTAGTGTTACCTGTTATACAATTGTTTTTCCTAGGTCTGGAAAACATATTCATAATTAGTTGAACTCATTTACAAATCATTTACACAGCTTATATCTaaactaaaaagaaatacaaattTAAGTTTACAATGAAAACTATTCAATTTCACATTTCATATTTCAACTACACATTCATATTCTAGTGCATGCAGATTATATACAAATAAGAAGCAAGtggtttataaatttatagattTAAGAAGATTTGTATCAGaagttttacattttacatgccATGTATGATGCCAAGGAAGAATTCTAAAACATTACAATGATGTTATCTTACTACTGTATTAATCTAATTTATGCTTTGTGTAGATCTCAAAAGTACTGGAGAATGTAGTTTTCATGTATGTgcaccactcactcacaaagCACATTAATATTCAAAGCACctaaaattatttaatttttaaaagaattctaataatgaatgatttgtcagtttttatttttgcagcattttccttctttttcgCCTAGTAGGGTAATTCATGGTGAGTACATGTTTCGCCTTTTTTAATCGTTGGCGATAGGCGTGCAGTacagttatttttctttttcttgaccGAATATTAAAACGTGAAAAAACTGGTTTGTATGCCCTCTCTACCATCTTGTAAAGCTCCTTATTTTCAGTGTACTTCTCTGATTGGCTCCATTCCATGAGGTCTGTTAACATGGAGTTCAGGTCAACTTTTGGctttatgtttgttttctggCAATCTGATTGATTAGAGATTACCTCACAAGGTGTCAGTGGAGGATAAAGGATGCTGTGAACCAAAATACAGACACAAGTTTCATTATGACTATTTGCTATACAGGTACAGAATTTTGGACTTTGTGATTTATAATTCCTACACTCCCACCACTGTAAAAGACTGTGAGGTTTTCATCATCTGAGTTATAGGAGTGACAATCAATGATTTTTTTAGCAAGAGCACTCCTGGTGTCTTGAATAACTAGTCCTTGTTGCTGTGTTGTTCTTGAGAAAACAATATGTTTACAAAGAGAACCACTTTTGGATGTTCTGCAGTCACATTTGACCATCACCAAATCAACTGAGTGAGGCTGAGAGCTTGTATGAGATGGAACGAAACAtattccctcttcattaaaaTTTAACATTTGAATCCAACCCCATCTCAATCAGACTTGACAGCATCTACTCCCTTGATTCGTCCGCTTTCTGCCAGGTCATCCATGTAACTTACAATTACAAGCAATCAGTCAGTAGAAATAGTCATAGtatcaagaaataatttatgACATTAAAAATTAGCATGAATTATAAATTTGGATTTGTAAATTTACCAGTAATATTTGTGAACATCACCACAGAGCAGTTTAAGGAGTAGGTCAATCCATCTGTTGGTGTTCCCTTTCAGGAATTGATATTTCATCGTGAGGAAGAATCTATGTGAGAAAGATTTCTTGTCAgttaatatattaaaaattattgttTTAAGGGATTTTTGATATGTTAGGTTTTTGCAGAAAGTTTGCAGTTTTGACTTTTTTGTTACAGAAGACATGCAGTACGTATttacaaaaaatgtatatatttgcaGTGCTAAGTATAGGTATACATTAGCATAAGtatacatttacaaaaaaacatgcCTAACAAAATTCACACTAACAGTTTTTGATAATCATATAAAAGGTCCTATACCTCTCTGCTTTGTTGTTGGTTTCACTGTTTTCATGATTGAATGACCTGCCAAAATTAGACCACAGCTCTCCACAGGAAATCCACTGATTCTTCAGGTAAGTAGATATGTGTTTACTTCCAAGGTAGGAATCCAGCTCTTTACATTTTGCGGCAGACGTGTTGTCAAACTCATCTTCCTGAGTAGGAACATAaacactttatttttttatttatttttttactttacaaCAGTTTGAAAAGCAGAAGCTGAAGCACTTGGGAGTAAAAGAATCTATGCTGAAGACTAACATTTGACAAAGCTTCAACTAAATAGAAAAACAATTGTTTGACAGTATCGTGAAACGTGAAAAAGACTTACTGTTAAACACATCTTCATTGACACCATTGCTTGAATCACCATGTTTCTCTTGGCCACTGGCAGGTTTCCTCCATCTCGTTTCACCAACCACCTATGCACAGCCTACATttaaaaggaaataaaaattgagtgtttcgtGAATTATTGCCACATGGTGCGAGCAGGCAAGGGAGTCGAGCAGCCAGATTGACGGAGGAATGGGGTTTATTAGGGTCGAACAGACAGGACTGATACTCACACAGGGGATTGACGATACAGATCTAGGGGAAACTAACAGATGCGGACTActgtaaatacacaagacaagctgaGTTTAACGAGCAACAGGTAAGAACAATCAGGCAGGAACACGAGGTAACgaggtgggcgtggcacacgaggatcggacagagctgggcgtgacatatTTTAACTCTTAGATTTTAGAATAGACAGATACTGTTGTTTACAAGGGATCTGTGACTTATTAGCAAGAATTACATACATTGTAATACATTACTATTTTTGCAGTGGCTTCAAAAGTCATTTAAAAAGGATTTACATTTGCCTGAACGATTCTGAGCTTTACCTGCAGCACGTGAAACCAGCAAACAAGGACCTTTGCTGATGGAAATATCTCTCTTACTGCATTTAGCTCTTTTAGATCTCTGTCAATCATCACTGACCTATGCAGAAATAAGAGAATATGCATGAAAATAATGACTGTGTTTTGCTAAACAATATAGAGGACAAAAGGGCTCCTGTCTTATTTTCAAAAGTTTTACAGCACCTGCCCACTATTAGAATTTGAACAAGCTATTTTTAAAATTTCAGGAAAATACTATTTTCTGTGACATGGCCTATTTAAAGTCAAATGTTCATCTCAAAAGTAGCTTAAGTACACTTTACAGACCGAGGAAGAAAGCCAGGATTAGAAATTGAAAGTTTttgcaggcagagagagagtgtAGATGTTGATTCCTGACTGATAATGAAGTATGCAAATGGGTATCCTCTTCCAATCCAGCTTCTCAGAAGCAATGCATAAAATGCATAGCCATATGAGGTCATGCCTTTGTAGGtggcatccataaacatcatggGATGTGGATGTTCTTTAAGTAGTTGTTTTTGCCAGGGTGTCTGTACTACAATAATCAGTGGTTGGTCATCACTTAATGGCTGATAAAAACAAATGTTCTCCTTTAGCTCTGATGTGCATAGTTTGTCCACACTGATACTGTCTTTCACATCAGCAAAAATTAGAGCATTTATGCTCTTCTTGATCATCCTAATATCCTCTGGTGTAACATAGTATCGACGATTGCATCTATCTGTATGTCCATGGCGCTGTGCCCAATCAACACTCTTCAAAAGTGTTTCTGAGACCGATAGTCCTTGCTCAAGCCACATATCTATAAAAGCCAGTAGTTCTGGGTCAACACGGTTTTTTACACCCTCTTCTTGAATGTTAATATCATGTCCACTGTGTTTCAGCATTTTGTGCACAATAGCACCTGTAAATCCAGCATCCTTGATTATACTGAAAGACACATAGGCCCTGCAAGAATTAGCCCTGGTTTTGTTTGGTTCTCCTTTGCTATATCCTGTTGCTTTGTTTGATCTCTCACATGCGTAATAGTAATAGTTCTTGCGAGGACAGACATGAGATGTAAAATAGCTGTGAGTTTCCTCTTCTAGCTTCTTGATATAGGAATGTATGaaatcctcctcctcctcttcaaaAACAACAACTTCTTGGATGACCTCAGGATCTTTAACCTTCTTCATTCTTCGTTTGACACCTTCAATCCAAATGTTCTCCATTTTCtgaaaaagtaaacaaaaattATGATTGTATTCTACCATATTCTCAAAAcaatttttttatgttaaaaatacacaaaaaaggGACAGTACCTTCAGTATCTTTGATACTAAGTCCAGGGTATTACTAAGCAAGGGAAACAGCATTACTAATGCAAAGGACTAGCAATAAAAATGCTGACAGTAGAGCTTTCCTGCCCCAAGGGCAGCAGCATTACTGCATTACTAATCCTAACCACTAGGAATAATAGTGCTAACATTAGAGCTTTCCTGCCCCAAGGGCAGCAGCATTACTGCATTACtaatcctaaccactagcaataatAATGCTGACAGCAGAGCTTTCCTGCCCCAAGGGCAGCAGCATTACTGCGTTACtaatcctaaccactagcaataatAATGCTGACAGCACAGCTTTCCTGCCCCAAGGGCAGCAGCATTACCCTACATTACTAATACTAAATATTGCTTGCAACACAGTCTTCCTTCCCTGGGACCTTCAGAACCCTACACCACTAACAAGAAATCATATTAATGTAGAAAAATAGCCAGTTAAAATACCAAACCTGACCTCAAGTCATGGCTGCTGgcaatatggaaaaaaaaatctccttttAGACAGCTTACTCTGAGTTTCAAAAGTAAAGTGCGCCAGCATAAGTggttataaaatacgcaaatatAAGTAATCCATCACATGCAATCATCATTTTATCAGCATTTACATCGTTAACTTTTTAAGCTAATGCTAACCAGCTCTTAGCGAAAGAATAACAACATGCTCATTGCCTCAAACTAGTTTATCAAAATAAATTCTGTTACCCAAATAAATGTTAAACAAACTTACCTTTGGAATAAGTGCAGCGAAAAATCTTCCGAAAGTCTTCTTTTTTGCGCCGGGTCGCTTCACTGATACTGCTGCCgacacattttttttcaaacTCCCACCTAACTTTCAgtttcttggtcccgcctcctccgtTTCTTTAGACCCGCCTCCTCTATGATTTTattggttatttctctgaaccaatcacctttcgttctgccctcagaacgtttttgagtaagtaaaactcccacgagcgaacagcttcttccctcaAGCAATCCGTCTCATGAAAACTTCACAATAAACGCGAAACACACAACATTATCATACATCCACTTATCCAGTTATTTAACACACATACTTATTTACACTTCTAATTGCACCTTACGTACATAGCTAAttgtttactttatattttgtatattgtAAAGTTATTGCTATTTTTGCACATTGTATGTCTAATATAACTGTATATTGTTCTTTTTTATTACGTCTTTTTTCGTGTCTGGTCCTTTCACTGTCATTCTATTGCACTGTGGAGGTTATGTCACTACAACAAATTCCTAGTATGTGGAAACATACATGGCAATAaagcacattctgattctgattactcTATTAATTGGAAGTCAATCATTCTTCCAATATCTTGTGACTTCCAGTCCAATCCAACTATCCCACCTTAACCTGGGAACATTAGATACCTTGGTATTCACATTTCTGCCAAGCTGTCAGATCTGACGTGATTAAATCACAATCCTCTGCTTACTTAAAAAGATAGAAGATGACCTGGCACGGTGGATTAATCTGCCCATGTCACATATGGGAAGAGTAgcaacaataaaaatgatgatCTTGCCAAAAATTAACTACATGATCTCAATGGTTCTGAGTCAACCTCCGCTGACTTGGTTCAAATCACTGGACTCcttaatttcaaaatatttatGGAGATCCAAGCCACCATGAATAAAGTTTAAAAACTTTACAGAAATCCAAAAACTGTGGTGGTATGGAACTTCCTAATTTGTACAACTACTTTCTTGCCAATAGGTTGATATATGTCCTAAAATGGACTACGCAAACAATTTAGACCTTAACTGGCTGGATATTGAGCAAACTTTCTGCAATGATATCTGAATCTAGGACCTGCCATTTAACTGTCATATACTTAAACAACATTGCTGTTTTAAGAGCATTAACATCAGCTCATCgctgacagcctggtgggaatttcTTAAAATGAACCAAATTTCACTGGTCCCATGCAAATTGACACCAATGTGGAATAACCCTGACATcctgttaaataaaaaaaatgctaaacTTCCTTGCATGGCATAATAAAGGAATCAAGTGCCTCGAACATATAATCCAAGACATTCGCatgatatataataatatagcaGAAACCTATGGCATTGAGAAAAACA encodes:
- the LOC125721161 gene encoding uncharacterized protein LOC125721161 isoform X1, encoding MFVLCQFLPLSLQAIFLQRNMSVLQSMRSRGLQRRHAKIGCVGPYPLHMESFQSLVESNKVSDETIDALFHLFSMKSIFEHKREVVGPYLEHGNHWTFFHSNIVDRSITYLNSLGEQDEQYSKIEKNWSAYAASKGYLGPWKRMKREHTLQTDGISCGIFTAVFAEIFLEGKEEYLACPSVEQERERLGLLLFNSLDKSGICGICHQSVSVKNKGRCSSCFANIHTKCLPGSQEDSRSLCKEDKSGESHQNRGVETEDRSGKVTKTEELRQKTGQEKATNTEKSRQKTAQEKVTKTEELRRKTGQEKVTKIKIMQDKAKKIKEVKVGISGGKCSKSFRLSPSKEISGHFRRTTEEMLSTRELLCEHCGGLSAEGQRTKKKLKRS
- the LOC125721161 gene encoding uncharacterized protein LOC125721161 isoform X5 — translated: MFVLCQFLPLSLQAIFLQRNMSVLQSMRSRGLQRRHAKIGCVGPYPLHMESFQSLVESNKVSDETIDALFHLFSMKSIFEHKREVVGPYLEHGNHWTFFHSNIVDRSITYLNSLGEQDEQYSKIEKNWSAYAASKGYLGPWKRMKREHTLQTDGISCGIFTAVFAEIFLEGKEEYLACPSVEQERERLGLLLFNSLDKSGICGICHQSVSVKNKGRCSSCFANIHTKCLPGSQEDSRSLCKGGFLVESALKVSDFHQAKRYQVTSEELRRRCSPPESYSVNTVVAYLRKAKGQKKN
- the LOC125721161 gene encoding uncharacterized protein LOC125721161 isoform X2, translated to MFVLCQFLPLSLQAIFLQRNMSVLQSMRSRGLQRRHAKIGCVGPYPLHMESFQSLVESNKVSDEKSIFEHKREVVGPYLEHGNHWTFFHSNIVDRSITYLNSLGEQDEQYSKIEKNWSAYAASKGYLGPWKRMKREHTLQTDGISCGIFTAVFAEIFLEGKEEYLACPSVEQERERLGLLLFNSLDKSGICGICHQSVSVKNKGRCSSCFANIHTKCLPGSQEDSRSLCKEDKSGESHQNRGVETEDRSGKVTKTEELRQKTGQEKATNTEKSRQKTAQEKVTKTEELRRKTGQEKVTKIKIMQDKAKKIKEVKVGISGGKCSKSFRLSPSKEISGHFRRTTEEMLSTRELLCEHCGGLSAEGQRTKKKLKRS
- the LOC125721161 gene encoding uncharacterized protein LOC125721161 isoform X4, which encodes MFVLCQFLPLSLQAIFLQRNMSVLQSMRSRGLQRRHAKIGCVGPYPLHMESFQSLVESNKVSDETIDALFHLFSMKSIFEHKREVVGPYLEHGNHWTFFHSNIVDRSITYLNSLGEQDEQYSKIEKNWSAYAASKGYLGPWKRMKREHTLQTDGISCGIFTAVFAEIFLEGKEEYLACPSVEQERERLGLLLFNSLDKSGICGICHQSVSVKNKGRCSSCFANIHTKCLPGSQEDSRSLCKEDKSGESHQNRGVETEDRSGKVTKTEELRQKTGQEKATNTEKSRQKTAQEKVTKTEELRRKTGQEKVTKIKIMQDKAKKIKEGDFWWKVL
- the LOC125721155 gene encoding uncharacterized protein LOC125721155; the protein is MVEYNHNFCLLFQKMENIWIEGVKRRMKKVKDPEVIQEVVVFEEEEEDFIHSYIKKLEEETHSYFTSHVCPRKNYYYYACERSNKATGYSKGEPNKTRANSCRAYVSFSIIKDAGFTGAIVHKMLKHSGHDINIQEEGVKNRVDPELLAFIDMWLEQGLSVSETLLKSVDWAQRHGHTDRCNRRYYVTPEDIRMIKKSINALIFADVKDSISVDKLCTSELKENICFYQPLSDDQPLIIVVQTPWQKQLLKEHPHPMMFMDATYKGMTSYGYAFYALLLRSWIGRGYPFAYFIISQESTSTLSLCLQKLSISNPGFLPRSVMIDRDLKELNAVREIFPSAKVLVCWFHVLQAVHRWLVKRDGGNLPVAKRNMVIQAMVSMKMCLTEDEFDNTSAAKCKELDSYLGSKHISTYLKNQWISCGELWSNFGRSFNHENSETNNKAERFFLTMKYQFLKGNTNRWIDLLLKLLCGDVHKYYW
- the LOC125721161 gene encoding uncharacterized protein LOC125721161 isoform X3, giving the protein MRSRGLQRRHAKIGCVGPYPLHMESFQSLVESNKVSDETIDALFHLFSMKSIFEHKREVVGPYLEHGNHWTFFHSNIVDRSITYLNSLGEQDEQYSKIEKNWSAYAASKGYLGPWKRMKREHTLQTDGISCGIFTAVFAEIFLEGKEEYLACPSVEQERERLGLLLFNSLDKSGICGICHQSVSVKNKGRCSSCFANIHTKCLPGSQEDSRSLCKEDKSGESHQNRGVETEDRSGKVTKTEELRQKTGQEKATNTEKSRQKTAQEKVTKTEELRRKTGQEKVTKIKIMQDKAKKIKEVKVGISGGKCSKSFRLSPSKEISGHFRRTTEEMLSTRELLCEHCGGLSAEGQRTKKKLKRS